In a single window of the Drosophila subpulchrella strain 33 F10 #4 breed RU33 chromosome X, RU_Dsub_v1.1 Primary Assembly, whole genome shotgun sequence genome:
- the LOC119556701 gene encoding uncharacterized protein LOC119556701 → MNAEDTKISSGGIREKHAVCKKVDKFRILLALRGYRCIDAQLLPGKLARLRTILRVREPIVGDRLVLRVGSVDGFHGLWLFPLLPRSSCPLLILEWCVRRVTIRAVTN, encoded by the exons ATGAACGCGGAAGACACGAAAATCTCTTCGGGCGGAATTCGGGAGAAACATGCAGTGTGCAAAAAAGTTGACAAATTCAG GATCCTCCTGGCTTTGCGGGGCTATCGATGCATTGATGCGCAGCTCCTACCAGGAAAACTAGCAAGACTGCGGACTATCCTCCGCGTCCGTGAGCCCATCGTGGGTGATCGCCTGGTTCTGCGAGTTGGATCTGTCGATGGGTTCCATGGGCTGTGGCTGTTCCCGTTGCTGCCGAGGAGCTCCTGTCCGTTGCTGATTCTCGAGTGGTGCGTTCGCAGAGTGACCATTCGCGCCGTTACAAATTGA
- the LOC119556698 gene encoding uncharacterized protein LOC119556698, which yields MMEERRLERQRRLLAMRTAAPTLPSSQEKEFNLRLVDLYKEQPCLWNTSLPGHKDADLKRCAWEKIASQLGSHLSAEFVRCRVRSMRYHLNVYKLQMIEYQMTSRGGKQPEKPFYVDRFAFLDSEEASTDPEGGDPCPKPGGEQDSISGKYAKLWSDFNLKSLANRETGAGSPEPRRSGPSILAMVKMRMEAQKKPLELTMPRLGITQAQRSIITRNRVWNQSSSASSLETLSETPPALQARPGDSISKTKLAQKDRDAEKPTTSKMAQASLANAQSEDDELYSLHWSVRKEQRSLRPGHDQRQKFPVGLRSTQANEPTPDIF from the coding sequence ATGATGGAGGAACGACGTCTTGAACGCCAGCGCCGTTTGCTGGCCATGCGCACCGCCGCACCCACACTGCCCTCCAGCCAGGAGAAGGAGTTCAACCTGCGCCTGGTGGACCTCTACAAGGAGCAGCCGTGCCTGTGGAACACCTCGCTGCCGGGGCACAAGGATGCGGATCTGAAGCGCTGCGCCTGGGAGAAGATTGCCAGCCAGCTGGGCAGTCATCTGAGTGCCGAGTTTGTGCGCTGCCGGGTGCGTAGCATGCGGTATCATCTCAACGTGTACAAGCTGCAGATGATCGAGTACCAGATGACCTCGCGTGGGGGAAAACAGCCGGAGAAGCCCTTTTACGTTGATCGCTTCGCATTCCTGGACTCGGAGGAGGCCTCAACCGATCCGGAGGGTGGCGACCCCTGTCCAAAACCTGGAGGTGAACAGGATTCCATTTCCGGCAAGTATGCGAAACTCTGGTCAGACTTCAATCTGAAATCCCTGGCAAATCGGGAGACCGGTGCTGGCAGTCCCGAGCCTCGTCGCTCGGGACCGAGCATCCTTGCTATGGTCAAGATGCGCATGGAGGCTCAGAAAAAGCCACTCGAGCTCACCATGCCACGTCTGGGGATTACGCAAGCCCAGCGGAGCATCATCACCAGGAACCGGGTCTGGAACCAGAGCTCTTCGGCCAGCTCTCTGGAGACTCTTTCCGAGACACCACCAGCATTGCAGGCCCGTCCGGGCGACTCCATATCCAAGACAAAGCTGGCCCAGAAGGATCGGGATGCAGAGAAACCGACGACCTCCAAGATGGCTCAAGCTTCGCTTGCCAATGCCCAGTCGGAGGATGACGAGTTGTACAGCCTGCACTGGAGTGTCCGCAAGGAGCAACGTTCGCTACGTCCTGGACACGATCAGCGCCAAAAGTTTCCCGTGGGACTGCGCTCCACTCAAGCCAACGAACCCACTCCGGACATATTTTAG